The following coding sequences lie in one Spirosoma sp. KUDC1026 genomic window:
- a CDS encoding histone deacetylase yields the protein MLQIAFSPEYRLRLPEGHRFPMLKYELIYEQLLYEGTCSEANFFHPAPVDDHWVLGVHTAEYVHQLKTRTIDPAMMRRIGFPLTAELIHREWIITQGTIDCTRKARQDGVAMNVAGGTHHAFPDRGEGFCMLNDVGVAAHYLLETGQSKRILVIDLDVHQGNGTAVMFQQEPRVFTFSMHGKDNYPLKKEQSDLDIELATGTADEVYLNTLYDTLPGLIRREAPDFLFFVSGVDILGSDRLGKMSVSREGCLQRDTFVFEQARKYDLPITVSMGGGYSPRLVDIVEAHCNTFRVANSLYF from the coding sequence ATGCTTCAGATTGCGTTTTCGCCGGAATACCGGCTTCGATTACCGGAAGGCCATCGGTTTCCGATGCTGAAATACGAGTTGATTTACGAGCAGTTGCTTTACGAAGGGACCTGCTCGGAAGCTAATTTCTTCCATCCCGCCCCCGTCGATGACCACTGGGTGCTGGGTGTCCACACGGCGGAGTACGTTCACCAGCTTAAAACCCGCACAATCGACCCCGCCATGATGCGCCGGATCGGCTTTCCGTTAACAGCCGAGCTTATTCATCGGGAGTGGATCATTACGCAGGGCACCATCGACTGCACCCGGAAGGCCCGTCAGGACGGCGTTGCCATGAATGTAGCGGGCGGGACACATCACGCCTTTCCGGATCGGGGCGAAGGTTTCTGTATGCTCAACGACGTGGGCGTCGCTGCTCATTATCTGCTCGAAACGGGTCAGTCGAAACGGATCCTGGTCATCGATCTGGATGTGCACCAGGGCAATGGAACTGCCGTTATGTTTCAGCAGGAACCGCGGGTGTTTACGTTCAGTATGCACGGCAAGGATAACTACCCGCTGAAAAAAGAGCAGTCGGATCTGGACATAGAGCTGGCTACGGGGACGGCGGATGAAGTTTATCTCAATACGTTATATGATACGCTGCCCGGCCTAATCCGGCGGGAAGCACCGGACTTTTTGTTTTTTGTATCGGGTGTCGACATTCTGGGGTCAGACCGACTGGGAAAAATGTCTGTAAGTCGGGAAGGGTGCCTTCAGCGGGATACGTTCGTATTTGAGCAGGCGAGAAAATATGATCTGCCAATCACCGTGTCGATGGGGGGCGGTTATTCGCCCCGGCTAGTTGACATCGTCGAAGCACACTGCAATACATTTCGTGTTGCGAATAGCCTGTATTTCTGA
- a CDS encoding HpcH/HpaI aldolase family protein: MKQNIIKTRLQNNQPVLGILSNSADPTIAELCGFSGLDFYVIDAEHSPVTTAQVPDIVRACEVSGITPLVRVRGNEPKLIAQFLDAGVMGLLLPGVRTVADVEALVNAVNYPPVGFRELGPVRAADYLQGDMSQGDYMNFANEQLLILPQLETVEAIENLDSLLASPGIDGFIIMPRDLAIAMGHYDGPGHDEVKKTIGNAVDKIKKAGLVVGTTAATGDQARVLVERGVLFCLNSLAGMLKSSAGDFMRGRN; the protein is encoded by the coding sequence ATGAAGCAGAACATTATCAAAACCCGCCTTCAGAATAATCAACCCGTATTGGGAATTCTATCCAATAGTGCTGACCCAACCATTGCCGAACTCTGCGGCTTTTCGGGGCTGGATTTCTACGTTATTGACGCCGAACATAGCCCAGTCACCACGGCCCAGGTGCCAGATATTGTTCGGGCCTGCGAAGTGAGCGGCATCACGCCACTCGTGCGGGTTCGCGGAAACGAACCTAAATTAATCGCCCAGTTTCTGGATGCTGGAGTTATGGGACTATTACTGCCGGGGGTACGTACCGTTGCCGATGTAGAAGCGCTGGTTAATGCGGTTAACTATCCGCCCGTTGGCTTCCGGGAATTAGGTCCCGTGCGGGCGGCCGATTATCTACAGGGAGACATGAGCCAGGGTGATTATATGAATTTTGCCAACGAGCAGCTGCTGATCCTGCCCCAGCTTGAAACAGTGGAAGCCATTGAGAATCTGGACAGCCTGCTGGCCTCGCCGGGGATTGACGGCTTCATTATTATGCCCCGCGATCTGGCCATTGCAATGGGACATTACGACGGGCCGGGTCACGATGAGGTAAAGAAAACAATCGGTAATGCCGTTGACAAAATCAAAAAAGCGGGTCTTGTCGTGGGTACCACAGCGGCTACGGGCGATCAGGCAAGAGTGCTGGTAGAGCGCGGGGTACTGTTTTGCCTGAATTCGTTGGCTGGTATGCTGAAAAGTTCGGCTGGTGACTTCATGCGGGGCCGGAACTAG
- a CDS encoding response regulator, which translates to MQPVPLPIRILIIDDHRLFNDGLRLMLNEAPDIEVVGQIYYSREAMKQITELRPDVLVIDFNMPELDGLALTRQITAEFADQGILILSMYGEQRYIDDFKRAGALGYMLKTATRSELLTAIRAVAIRQPYFDPKLSDLKQYANHTDDVFLRKHRLTPREVDIIRLLKEGFTSIQIAERLNLSAHTIDTHRKNIHAKLGISTIAELVRFAIEAGI; encoded by the coding sequence ATGCAACCAGTACCGCTCCCGATCCGCATTCTGATCATTGACGACCATCGTCTATTCAACGATGGGCTGCGGCTGATGCTCAATGAAGCGCCCGATATTGAGGTGGTCGGGCAGATTTATTATAGCCGCGAGGCTATGAAGCAGATTACCGAACTGCGTCCCGATGTTCTGGTGATTGACTTTAACATGCCCGAACTGGATGGGCTTGCCCTGACCCGTCAGATCACCGCCGAATTTGCGGATCAGGGCATCCTGATTCTGAGCATGTACGGTGAGCAACGGTACATTGATGATTTTAAGCGAGCGGGCGCTTTGGGGTATATGCTGAAAACAGCCACCCGTTCGGAGTTACTGACCGCCATACGCGCCGTGGCAATACGCCAGCCTTATTTCGACCCAAAACTGTCGGATTTAAAGCAGTATGCCAATCATACTGATGACGTATTCCTGCGTAAGCACCGCTTGACCCCGCGCGAGGTGGACATTATTCGGCTATTGAAGGAGGGGTTTACCAGCATACAAATTGCTGAACGGCTGAATTTGAGCGCGCACACGATCGATACCCACCGGAAGAACATTCACGCAAAACTGGGTATTAGCACTATTGCCGAGCTGGTTCGTTTTGCGATAGAGGCCGGTATTTGA
- a CDS encoding PQQ-dependent sugar dehydrogenase encodes MVSFSFKLTYLLTALTGLTTANAHYGDEQPIASRKPVDPVTIKLPSGFSATVVAEDLGAARHIVVSKTGDIYIKLAKLKDGKGIIRLRDTNNDGTPDQRTSFGDYPGTGIFLKNGYLYTSSNSSIYRYKLNDKEEVINPEQPEKLVSGLRVKERDQSKSIAVDNQNNIYVNIASDNDACREPGTGKGMMPCPLLDSAAGIWKFKANVADQKFSDGSRYATGLKNVVGLDWNTKTNSLFVMQHGRGQFHDFYPQYYTPDQSAKLPAETMYEVHQGDNAGWPYTYYDHIQKKQFLAPEYGGDGKKTGDPSYIKPTAAFPAHLGPNGLLFYTGTAFPEKYRNGAFVAFHSQSAELKKGYFVAFVPFKNGKPSGNWEIFADNFAGTDLAKPTGPVQHRPCGLAQGPDGSLYVTDDMNGTLFRISYNGAARPTKTATSSTKK; translated from the coding sequence ATGGTATCCTTCTCTTTTAAACTAACCTACCTGTTAACTGCGCTGACGGGCCTTACCACCGCAAACGCACATTACGGCGACGAACAGCCTATTGCCAGTCGCAAGCCTGTCGATCCCGTAACCATTAAATTGCCCAGTGGCTTTTCGGCGACCGTTGTTGCCGAAGATCTCGGCGCTGCCCGTCATATTGTCGTCAGTAAAACCGGCGACATCTACATCAAGCTGGCCAAACTGAAAGATGGCAAGGGCATCATCCGGCTGCGGGATACCAACAATGACGGCACACCAGATCAACGTACCAGTTTCGGCGATTATCCAGGAACCGGCATTTTCCTAAAAAATGGCTATCTCTACACCTCGTCAAACAGCAGCATCTACCGGTATAAGCTCAACGACAAGGAAGAAGTCATTAATCCTGAACAACCCGAGAAACTGGTTTCGGGTCTACGCGTGAAGGAACGCGACCAGTCCAAATCCATTGCGGTCGACAACCAAAATAATATCTACGTCAATATCGCATCGGATAACGATGCCTGCCGGGAACCGGGTACGGGAAAAGGTATGATGCCCTGCCCCCTGCTGGACTCGGCGGCTGGTATCTGGAAGTTCAAAGCGAATGTCGCCGATCAGAAATTCAGTGACGGCAGTCGTTACGCAACCGGACTGAAAAACGTGGTGGGGCTGGACTGGAACACCAAAACGAATTCACTGTTTGTGATGCAGCACGGCCGGGGGCAATTCCATGATTTTTACCCCCAGTATTATACCCCTGACCAGAGCGCGAAACTCCCCGCCGAAACGATGTATGAAGTCCACCAGGGGGACAATGCCGGCTGGCCATACACGTATTACGACCATATTCAGAAAAAACAGTTCCTGGCTCCCGAATACGGTGGCGACGGCAAGAAAACCGGCGACCCCTCCTACATCAAGCCAACGGCAGCTTTCCCGGCCCACCTCGGTCCGAACGGCTTGCTGTTCTATACCGGCACCGCTTTCCCAGAAAAATATCGCAATGGGGCTTTTGTTGCGTTCCATAGCCAGTCCGCCGAACTGAAGAAAGGCTATTTTGTGGCTTTTGTTCCGTTCAAAAATGGTAAGCCATCGGGCAACTGGGAAATCTTCGCCGACAATTTTGCCGGCACAGATCTCGCGAAACCAACCGGTCCTGTGCAGCACCGCCCCTGTGGCCTGGCCCAGGGACCGGACGGGTCGTTGTACGTCACCGACGATATGAACGGAACCCTATTCCGGATTAGCTACAATGGCGCAGCCCGACCCACAAAAACCGCTACGTCCTCAACTAAAAAGTAA
- a CDS encoding pseudouridine synthase, producing the protein MSSESTDLSILFKSADLVAINKPHGLLVHRSPIASDASEFAVQLLRDQLGQRVFPVHRLDRKTGGVLLFALDETMNSLMQQQFAAGTVSKTYLALVRGYTPDQQTIDYPLRRDDGTVQEALTSLKTVQRTEVPIPFGKHATSRYSLVELTPATGRMHQLRKHMAHILHPIIGDRPHGCNKQNRLFLEQFGMNTMLLHATQIQFIHPLTNESVTIQAPLQAEFIRMLSQLFGAHSLTVPETH; encoded by the coding sequence ATGTCCTCTGAGTCCACGGACTTATCCATTCTCTTCAAATCAGCGGATTTAGTCGCCATCAACAAGCCCCACGGCCTGCTCGTTCATCGCTCTCCCATAGCTAGTGACGCCAGCGAGTTTGCGGTTCAGCTACTACGCGATCAACTAGGCCAGCGGGTTTTCCCGGTGCATCGCCTGGATCGAAAAACGGGCGGTGTGCTTCTGTTTGCGCTGGACGAAACAATGAATTCGCTCATGCAGCAGCAATTCGCGGCTGGTACCGTGAGCAAAACCTATCTGGCTCTTGTGCGGGGTTATACGCCCGACCAGCAGACGATTGATTATCCCCTCCGACGCGATGATGGTACAGTACAGGAGGCATTAACTTCGTTGAAAACAGTGCAGCGGACCGAGGTACCGATTCCGTTTGGCAAACACGCAACCTCCCGCTATTCCTTGGTTGAGCTGACTCCTGCTACGGGCCGGATGCACCAGTTGCGTAAGCATATGGCTCATATCCTGCACCCTATCATCGGCGATCGTCCGCACGGTTGCAACAAACAGAATCGACTCTTTCTGGAGCAGTTCGGCATGAATACCATGTTGCTTCATGCCACTCAAATCCAGTTCATTCACCCTCTCACGAATGAAAGCGTCACGATCCAGGCCCCCTTACAGGCCGAGTTTATACGCATGCTGAGCCAATTGTTCGGCGCCCACAGTTTGACCGTACCCGAAACGCACTGA
- a CDS encoding alpha/beta hydrolase, with product MSFIRLAWQLPAIIFLLFLLFIIGNEYAIARPSKRIKDVAYVTPGTSGFDTERHRLDLYIPRHKSATLRPVVIFIHGGNWDSGSKNIYTFIGRRLAKQGCVAVIINYRLAPNVQVPAMADDCARAALWVKLHIAEYGGDPERIFVMGHSAGGGLAALLATDNTLFTKVGLSENPVKGVILDDPAGLDMYDYLKKMEYPNDEQYLVPFGRDPAVWRAASPLYYVHKGSPPMLIYVGERTYPSIRNSSEKFRQRLMQNGVQHTFTVIAGKKHVGMVLQLYWKRNQIYRDLLKFVKAN from the coding sequence ATGTCGTTTATTCGCTTAGCCTGGCAGCTTCCGGCCATTATTTTTCTCTTGTTTCTACTGTTCATTATTGGCAATGAATACGCAATCGCCCGTCCTAGTAAACGAATTAAGGATGTTGCTTACGTAACGCCGGGTACCTCGGGCTTCGACACCGAGCGGCACCGGCTGGACCTCTATATACCCCGCCACAAATCAGCTACGCTACGTCCGGTTGTCATCTTTATTCATGGGGGAAACTGGGATAGTGGCAGTAAAAACATCTATACGTTTATTGGTCGCCGACTGGCTAAGCAGGGTTGTGTAGCAGTGATCATCAATTACCGGCTGGCTCCTAACGTTCAGGTGCCTGCTATGGCCGATGATTGTGCGAGGGCGGCCCTGTGGGTGAAACTGCACATAGCAGAGTACGGAGGTGACCCCGAACGAATCTTCGTGATGGGTCACTCAGCCGGGGGCGGACTGGCGGCTTTGCTCGCTACCGACAATACCCTGTTCACAAAAGTAGGTCTGTCCGAAAATCCGGTCAAAGGCGTTATTCTGGACGATCCGGCGGGCCTGGATATGTACGACTATCTGAAGAAAATGGAGTACCCCAACGACGAGCAGTATCTGGTGCCTTTTGGCCGCGATCCGGCGGTCTGGCGTGCGGCCTCACCCTTGTACTACGTGCATAAAGGCAGCCCGCCCATGCTGATTTATGTTGGGGAGCGAACGTATCCGAGCATCCGGAACAGCAGCGAAAAATTCCGGCAGCGGCTAATGCAGAATGGCGTCCAGCACACGTTCACGGTAATTGCTGGTAAAAAACACGTGGGTATGGTGCTGCAACTGTACTGGAAACGCAACCAGATTTACCGGGATCTGCTCAAGTTTGTGAAAGCGAACTAG
- a CDS encoding ferritin-like domain-containing protein — MASLTDRIADFFSGNDSSSDEGLRDLFISELKSIYYVEKKIVDALGEQADASTTDEVRNAFLQHQEESRVQVERLEEIFRIISIATSEHTTAAINGLIDDAESLISTTETGSLTRDAGLIIAAQKIEHYEIATYGSLLTLADVLGFDQSAELLAKTLEEEKAADHKLTALAETFVNRRAKDEDNHPGSHHASREPIVDPQMDVTAGGPLGV; from the coding sequence ATGGCATCCTTAACTGATCGAATTGCCGATTTTTTCAGCGGCAATGATTCGTCCTCGGACGAAGGACTAAGAGATTTATTTATTAGTGAGCTGAAAAGCATTTACTACGTCGAAAAAAAGATCGTTGACGCGCTGGGTGAGCAGGCCGATGCCAGTACGACCGACGAAGTACGTAACGCCTTTCTGCAACATCAGGAAGAAAGCCGGGTGCAGGTAGAACGGCTGGAAGAAATCTTCCGGATTATCAGCATTGCCACCAGTGAGCACACTACGGCTGCGATCAATGGCCTGATTGATGACGCAGAGTCACTGATATCGACTACTGAAACCGGCTCGCTGACGCGGGATGCCGGTCTGATTATTGCCGCGCAAAAAATCGAACATTACGAGATTGCAACCTACGGCTCGCTGCTGACGCTGGCTGACGTACTGGGTTTTGATCAGTCGGCCGAGCTGCTGGCTAAAACGCTGGAAGAGGAAAAAGCAGCCGATCACAAGTTAACGGCGCTGGCCGAAACCTTCGTGAATCGCCGGGCTAAAGATGAAGATAACCATCCGGGTAGCCACCACGCCAGCCGGGAGCCGATCGTTGATCCGCAGATGGACGTAACGGCGGGCGGACCACTGGGCGTGTAA
- a CDS encoding lipocalin family protein has translation MNIISTLVGTWFICSTNFPMWLKGDKLDPTFTYSLTDKKADVPVLLDEVKYRKKGKQKTLTGYDYQDKHNPAAFVWRGKGLLSLVRSNWRVAMLDPEGQWAVIWFSKTLFTPEGVDVISRKSSLTAEQLNQIKAQMTNESLLKKHLQTLHDLNR, from the coding sequence ATGAATATTATTTCGACACTGGTTGGCACCTGGTTTATCTGTAGCACCAATTTCCCGATGTGGCTCAAAGGCGATAAACTCGACCCGACGTTTACGTATTCACTAACAGATAAAAAGGCGGATGTACCGGTTCTGCTGGATGAGGTCAAGTACAGAAAGAAAGGTAAACAGAAAACTCTGACTGGCTACGATTATCAGGACAAGCACAACCCAGCGGCATTTGTGTGGCGTGGCAAAGGATTACTCAGTCTGGTCCGTAGCAATTGGCGTGTTGCTATGCTGGACCCCGAAGGGCAATGGGCGGTCATCTGGTTTTCAAAAACGTTGTTCACACCCGAAGGCGTCGATGTGATTAGCCGAAAGTCAAGCCTGACAGCTGAACAGTTGAACCAGATAAAGGCGCAGATGACGAATGAATCGTTGCTGAAAAAACACCTGCAGACCCTGCATGATCTGAACCGATAG
- a CDS encoding sensor histidine kinase, whose protein sequence is MSPILTSGQAVFSIRHLTTHDGLSQGSCYYILKDSRGFVWMSSQNGLNRFDGSHFAVYRFDEQDSTTIGKGEVRGLVETPQGDLWVGTEECLSQYIRRTNSFRRFYATNAKGQRIPSLQAPFYADDSTVWYGSNYEGVVRLNFRTGRKTSIEPTIKPKFSIALQWIIHQPEQHTLTYLLPSGLVQYDYKTRQSRSFFTGSPADQLVKSSTTVTLPKQQTFQCLFKSRRTGHYCLAGSQGVLEFDQHLTQLVRYHPLPLDRNSYRIASVDEDQQGNWWLGVEGAGLWQYSPHQQKVLQTISPGNGQVTATSLLTNQIARVYVDDLGLVWVNADPFGVDILYPTSRTVSTISDNPFNVSDLNTHPIRGLCEDRQGYLWIGTTDGGIRRYEPRTGIFKAYLADKGVRNQGNVRQITMTRDGRLLVTSLQGLLQYSPEQDRFIELPDPLCKDEDCQYNRGICELPDGHFVLASYGGLFLLNAALKQLSRFDSGNTYFGTLYFDPATSLLYASRRDQDLVVYKYEPGRLSQQYVTLAGYNIMAVHPDPSRHCLWLCSDRGLVQFDPKTRRVLRTYTVHDGLPDDVVYNLLPDKQGIFWLSTNNGLAKFSPDRQVIRPVVATKGREYNSVAALSSRRGIFYFGGVHGLDYFSPELLTSDQAVTPVRIVDFRVNDQPYKNGAVPGETKQITLDYNQRTISISLAALDYYSNGQNQLFYKLSGVNPDWVPLSEGNVVRYANLPPDTYTFQARALDAYGRFTPATHFQILIEPPFWQRWWFWALLLLLLLGTVAFGVNYYDRKELAQQQQLLQNTLATQEDERKRIARDLHDDVGNTLAAAKGILERAQTQVSEPAELANVTHAYSLVDKASSDLRTITHDLMPVEFDKYSLSDVVAQRVDEVNRSGKIYFEFILFGTVRRLTPERELVAYRIIAELMQNAQKHAGTGIAYIQLGYHARELMIEVQTPLGGEPIITQATVTTPAGIGQKNITYRAEYLQAELTIDSNADSYTVVLNIPYDATSTAPDPHSDH, encoded by the coding sequence TTGAGTCCAATTCTCACTTCAGGGCAGGCAGTTTTCTCGATTCGCCACCTCACTACCCACGATGGACTGTCGCAGGGTTCCTGTTATTATATTCTGAAAGATTCGCGCGGTTTCGTCTGGATGAGCAGCCAGAATGGCCTGAATCGCTTTGATGGCAGCCACTTCGCAGTATACCGGTTCGATGAGCAGGACTCCACGACAATTGGCAAGGGTGAAGTCCGGGGCCTGGTCGAAACGCCACAGGGCGATCTATGGGTAGGTACCGAAGAGTGCCTTAGTCAGTACATCCGCCGAACGAATTCCTTCCGACGTTTTTACGCGACCAATGCAAAAGGCCAGCGGATTCCGAGTTTACAGGCCCCTTTTTACGCCGACGATTCGACGGTCTGGTACGGCAGCAACTACGAAGGCGTGGTCAGACTGAATTTTCGAACCGGTCGGAAAACCAGTATCGAACCGACGATAAAACCCAAATTCAGTATTGCCCTCCAGTGGATCATTCACCAGCCCGAGCAGCATACGCTGACGTATCTGTTACCCTCCGGATTAGTTCAGTATGATTATAAGACGCGCCAGTCCCGATCATTTTTCACCGGTAGCCCAGCCGATCAATTAGTTAAATCATCGACCACGGTTACGCTCCCTAAACAACAGACCTTTCAATGCCTTTTCAAGAGTCGTCGTACGGGACACTACTGCCTGGCGGGGTCACAGGGCGTTTTGGAGTTTGATCAGCACCTCACCCAACTGGTGCGTTACCACCCCCTCCCCCTCGACCGGAATAGTTACCGCATAGCCAGTGTCGACGAAGACCAGCAGGGGAACTGGTGGCTGGGCGTAGAGGGCGCCGGTTTGTGGCAGTATTCGCCCCACCAGCAAAAAGTATTGCAAACGATCTCTCCCGGTAACGGACAAGTGACAGCAACTTCGCTCCTGACGAATCAGATTGCCCGTGTCTATGTCGATGATCTGGGACTGGTCTGGGTAAACGCGGACCCGTTCGGGGTCGACATTCTCTACCCCACTTCCCGTACGGTCTCTACCATTTCGGACAACCCCTTCAACGTTTCTGACCTGAATACCCACCCGATCCGGGGTTTGTGCGAAGACCGGCAAGGCTACCTCTGGATCGGCACCACCGATGGGGGTATTCGTCGATATGAACCCAGAACGGGCATTTTTAAAGCTTACCTGGCGGATAAAGGCGTCAGAAACCAGGGAAACGTACGACAGATCACCATGACCCGCGACGGGCGGCTTTTGGTTACCAGCCTACAGGGGTTACTGCAATACAGCCCGGAGCAGGATCGATTCATCGAATTACCCGATCCACTCTGTAAGGATGAGGATTGTCAGTATAATCGTGGCATCTGCGAACTACCCGACGGGCATTTCGTGCTGGCTTCCTACGGCGGGCTCTTCCTGCTCAATGCAGCCCTGAAGCAACTTAGCCGGTTTGACTCAGGTAATACGTACTTCGGGACTTTGTACTTCGATCCAGCCACCAGTTTGCTCTACGCGTCCCGGCGCGATCAGGATCTGGTCGTGTATAAATACGAACCAGGCCGGTTGAGCCAGCAATACGTAACACTGGCGGGATATAATATCATGGCCGTCCATCCCGACCCGAGTCGGCACTGCCTGTGGCTCTGCAGCGACCGTGGTCTGGTTCAGTTCGATCCCAAAACCCGCCGGGTATTACGTACCTATACTGTACATGATGGCCTCCCCGATGACGTAGTCTATAACCTCCTGCCCGATAAACAGGGAATTTTCTGGTTGAGCACGAACAATGGTCTGGCTAAGTTCTCCCCCGATAGGCAAGTGATCCGGCCTGTGGTGGCAACCAAAGGCCGCGAGTATAATAGCGTAGCTGCCCTCAGCAGCCGACGGGGAATCTTTTATTTCGGAGGTGTGCACGGGCTGGATTATTTTTCACCGGAGCTGCTGACCAGCGATCAGGCAGTAACTCCGGTGCGTATCGTTGATTTTCGGGTAAACGATCAGCCCTATAAAAATGGAGCGGTTCCGGGCGAGACGAAGCAGATCACGCTTGACTACAACCAGCGAACAATCTCCATTAGTCTCGCGGCTCTGGATTATTACAGCAATGGGCAGAACCAGCTATTCTACAAATTATCGGGCGTTAATCCCGACTGGGTTCCGCTCAGCGAAGGAAACGTAGTTCGTTACGCCAATCTACCGCCGGACACCTATACGTTTCAGGCCCGGGCGCTCGATGCCTACGGCCGGTTTACGCCTGCTACGCACTTTCAGATTCTTATAGAGCCGCCGTTCTGGCAGCGGTGGTGGTTCTGGGCATTGCTGCTCCTGCTGCTGTTAGGTACGGTTGCCTTTGGCGTCAATTACTACGACCGTAAAGAGCTGGCGCAGCAGCAGCAACTCCTGCAAAATACGCTCGCTACGCAGGAAGACGAACGTAAACGTATTGCGCGCGATCTGCACGACGATGTGGGCAATACGCTGGCAGCCGCCAAGGGGATTCTGGAACGTGCGCAGACACAGGTCAGTGAACCAGCCGAGCTGGCGAACGTGACCCACGCTTATTCGCTCGTTGATAAAGCCAGCAGTGACCTGCGTACCATTACGCACGATCTGATGCCCGTTGAGTTCGACAAATATTCGCTGTCGGATGTCGTCGCCCAGCGGGTCGACGAGGTCAATCGGTCGGGAAAAATCTATTTTGAGTTTATCCTCTTCGGCACCGTCAGGCGACTCACGCCCGAACGGGAACTGGTTGCTTACCGGATCATTGCCGAGCTGATGCAGAACGCCCAGAAACACGCAGGCACTGGAATTGCTTATATCCAGTTAGGGTATCACGCCCGGGAACTGATGATTGAAGTACAGACACCCCTTGGTGGTGAACCAATTATTACACAAGCTACAGTTACCACACCGGCGGGAATTGGTCAAAAAAATATAACCTACAGAGCCGAGTACCTGCAGGCTGAGCTGACCATCGACAGCAATGCTGACAGTTACACGGTAGTACTCAATATTCCATACGATGCAACCAGTACCGCTCCCGATCCGCATTCTGATCATTGA
- a CDS encoding SDR family oxidoreductase — protein MKTAIITGGGQGIGRVTAHYLLTHGFRVAIWESDKEALAEAKKTFDATPGQLLFVACDVSSEADVQQAVEQTVGHFGQLDVLINNAAVMDEKPLEEFTFDDWSHGIGVNLTGSFLCAKYTAPYLKDQQGCIINMCSTRAFQSEPNTFAYSASKGGIFALTHSLAMSLGPDIRVNCISPGWIDVSAFKKKGKPEELRPEDHEQHPAGRVGQPDDIARVILFLTAPENNFITGQNFTVDGGMTRKMIYV, from the coding sequence ATGAAAACCGCAATTATTACCGGAGGTGGCCAGGGCATCGGCCGCGTCACGGCGCATTACCTCCTGACCCATGGGTTCCGGGTCGCCATCTGGGAATCGGACAAAGAAGCGCTTGCCGAAGCAAAGAAAACTTTCGACGCTACCCCCGGTCAGCTTCTTTTTGTAGCCTGCGACGTCTCCAGCGAGGCCGATGTTCAGCAAGCCGTTGAACAGACTGTCGGCCACTTTGGGCAGCTTGACGTCCTGATCAACAACGCAGCCGTTATGGACGAAAAGCCTCTCGAAGAGTTTACATTCGACGACTGGAGCCATGGCATTGGCGTTAACCTGACGGGTTCCTTTTTATGCGCTAAATACACGGCTCCGTACCTGAAAGATCAGCAGGGCTGCATCATTAATATGTGTTCGACCCGGGCGTTCCAGTCCGAGCCCAATACGTTTGCTTACTCGGCTTCCAAAGGAGGGATTTTTGCTCTGACGCATTCGCTCGCCATGAGCCTGGGCCCCGATATTCGGGTCAACTGCATTAGCCCCGGCTGGATCGACGTATCGGCCTTTAAGAAAAAGGGCAAACCCGAAGAACTTCGCCCCGAAGATCATGAGCAACATCCCGCCGGCCGGGTAGGTCAGCCGGACGACATTGCCCGTGTGATTTTATTCCTGACCGCACCGGAAAATAACTTCATTACCGGTCAGAACTTTACCGTTGACGGGGGCATGACCCGCAAAATGATTTACGTCTAA